A single Clavibacter nebraskensis NCPPB 2581 DNA region contains:
- a CDS encoding phospho-sugar mutase: MSREETAALVAAARAWQAQDPDPITRAEVDELLALVDGTAAGASAADREQAAAGIRDRFQTRLQFGTAGLRGELGAGPNRMNRVLVSQAAAGFSDYLRSRSPRPSIVIGYDGRHNSRAFAEDTARIMAGAGVRTVLLPRALPTPVLAYAVKHLAVSAGVMVTASHNPARDNGYKVYLGDEDHGAQIVSPADRDIAAFIHKAAGERTVQQLPMADDFEIAPETLIDSYVRETADLFAAPLAPLKWVYTPLHGVGWETAARVFDAVGVDAPVIVAAQADPDPDFPTVEFPNPEEPGALDLAFEAAVRSDAELIIANDPDADRLAVAIADEHGAWRRLSGNEVGMLLGLGIAERYAADGNTGTFASSLVSSPALEVVARELGFGYRETLTGFKWISRVPDLIYGYEEALGYLVAPWITSDKDGISAAVAVLHGVMLLKSRGQTIDDYDREFAERFGSFASDQISVRVTDLAVIPRIMAKLRQSPPASIGSRHVERMDDLAEGTADLPPSDVLRFHLGDGARLIVRPSGTEPKIKVYLDAQSTEGTVAERRDAARAIVADLAQAVPLLLEV; encoded by the coding sequence GTGAGCCGCGAGGAGACGGCCGCTCTGGTCGCCGCCGCGCGCGCGTGGCAGGCGCAGGACCCGGATCCGATCACGCGCGCCGAGGTCGACGAGCTGCTCGCCCTCGTCGACGGCACCGCAGCGGGCGCGTCCGCGGCCGACCGGGAGCAGGCGGCCGCGGGGATCCGCGACCGCTTCCAGACGCGACTCCAGTTCGGCACGGCCGGGCTCCGCGGCGAGCTGGGCGCCGGCCCCAACCGCATGAACCGCGTGCTCGTGTCGCAGGCCGCCGCCGGATTCTCGGACTACCTCCGCAGTCGCAGCCCCCGCCCGAGCATCGTCATCGGGTACGACGGGCGCCACAACTCGCGCGCCTTCGCCGAGGACACCGCGCGCATCATGGCGGGCGCCGGCGTCCGCACGGTGCTGCTCCCCCGGGCGCTCCCGACGCCCGTCCTCGCGTACGCGGTGAAGCACCTCGCCGTGAGCGCGGGCGTCATGGTCACGGCGTCGCACAACCCGGCGCGCGACAACGGCTACAAGGTCTACCTGGGCGACGAGGACCACGGCGCGCAGATCGTCAGCCCGGCCGACCGCGACATCGCGGCCTTCATCCACAAGGCGGCGGGCGAGCGCACCGTTCAGCAGCTGCCGATGGCGGACGACTTCGAGATCGCGCCCGAGACGCTGATCGACTCCTACGTGCGGGAGACGGCGGACCTGTTCGCCGCCCCGCTCGCGCCGCTGAAGTGGGTGTACACGCCGCTGCACGGCGTCGGGTGGGAGACCGCGGCGCGCGTGTTCGACGCGGTCGGCGTCGACGCGCCCGTGATCGTCGCCGCGCAGGCGGATCCCGACCCCGACTTCCCCACGGTCGAGTTCCCGAACCCCGAGGAGCCGGGCGCGCTCGACCTCGCGTTCGAGGCGGCCGTACGGTCGGACGCCGAGCTGATCATCGCCAACGACCCGGACGCCGACCGCCTCGCGGTCGCCATCGCGGACGAGCACGGCGCCTGGCGGCGCCTCTCCGGCAACGAGGTCGGCATGCTGCTCGGCCTCGGCATCGCCGAGCGCTATGCCGCGGACGGCAACACGGGCACCTTCGCCTCGTCCCTCGTCTCCTCCCCCGCACTCGAGGTCGTCGCGCGGGAGCTCGGCTTCGGCTACCGCGAGACGCTCACGGGCTTCAAGTGGATCAGCCGCGTGCCCGACCTGATCTACGGCTACGAGGAGGCGCTCGGATACCTGGTCGCGCCCTGGATCACGAGCGACAAGGACGGCATCTCCGCGGCCGTCGCCGTGCTGCACGGCGTCATGCTGCTCAAGTCGCGCGGGCAGACCATCGACGACTACGACCGCGAGTTCGCCGAGCGCTTCGGCTCCTTCGCGAGCGACCAGATCTCGGTGCGCGTCACCGACCTCGCCGTCATCCCGCGCATCATGGCGAAGCTCCGGCAGTCCCCTCCCGCCTCGATCGGATCCCGCCACGTCGAGCGCATGGACGACCTCGCCGAGGGGACGGCCGACCTGCCGCCGAGCGACGTGCTCCGGTTCCACCTGGGCGACGGAGCCCGGCTCATCGTGCGGCCGAGCGGCACCGAGCCGAAGATCAAGGTCTACCTCGACGCGCAGAGCACGGAGGGCACCGTGGCCGAGCGCCGCGACGCCGCGCGCGCGATCGTCGCCGACCTGGCGCAGGCCGTGCCGCTGCTGCTCGAGGTCTAG
- a CDS encoding purine-nucleoside phosphorylase, whose amino-acid sequence MTYSNPLESPDADPQEIARQAARQIAELTGVERHDIALTLGSGWGRAADLIGETTATVPATEVVGFSKPALEGHVGSLRSVLLPSGRRALVIGARTHYYEGHGVRRVVHSVRTAAATGATTMILTNGAGGIKEHWTPGTPVLISDHINLTADSPLEGATFVDLTDLYSARLRAIAHEVEPDLDEGVYCQFRGPHYETPAEVRMAKAIGGHIVGMSTALEAIAAREAGMEVLGMSLITNLAAGIQETPLSHEEVIEAGRAAEGRIGGMLARIVGAL is encoded by the coding sequence ATGACCTACAGCAACCCCCTCGAGTCGCCCGACGCGGACCCCCAGGAGATCGCGCGGCAGGCGGCCCGGCAGATCGCCGAGCTCACGGGCGTCGAGCGCCACGACATCGCCCTCACGCTCGGCAGCGGATGGGGGCGCGCGGCGGATCTCATCGGCGAGACCACCGCGACCGTCCCGGCCACCGAGGTCGTCGGCTTCTCGAAGCCCGCGCTGGAGGGCCACGTCGGCTCGCTCCGCAGCGTCCTGCTGCCGTCCGGCCGCCGCGCCCTCGTCATCGGCGCCCGCACCCACTACTACGAGGGCCACGGGGTCCGCCGGGTCGTGCACAGCGTGCGCACCGCGGCCGCGACGGGCGCCACCACGATGATCCTCACCAACGGCGCGGGCGGCATCAAGGAGCACTGGACCCCGGGCACCCCCGTCCTCATCAGCGACCACATCAACCTCACCGCGGACTCGCCGCTCGAGGGCGCGACCTTCGTCGACCTCACGGACCTCTACTCCGCCCGGCTCCGGGCAATCGCCCACGAGGTCGAGCCCGACCTCGACGAGGGCGTCTACTGCCAGTTCCGCGGCCCGCACTACGAGACGCCGGCCGAGGTGCGGATGGCGAAGGCGATCGGCGGCCACATCGTCGGCATGTCGACCGCGCTCGAGGCCATCGCCGCGCGCGAGGCCGGCATGGAGGTGCTCGGCATGTCGCTCATCACGAACCTCGCCGCCGGGATCCAGGAGACCCCGCTCAGCCACGAGGAGGTCATCGAGGCCGGCCGCGCCGCCGAGGGCCGCATCGGCGGGATGCTCGCCCGCATCGTGGGCGCCCTGTGA